Proteins encoded by one window of Tunturibacter psychrotolerans:
- a CDS encoding TonB-dependent receptor, translating into MYKGLKLGFCYLSALMLVIMTCIPAFTQTITGSITGTVTDPTGAVVAGAKVTATNVLTGVATPTVTNPSGIYSLHFLQIGQYKITVESSSFAPQSTSPFALEVDQEAKVNVALKVGGTNSNVVVTDTAPILNTENATTGDTITAAAATELPLQSRNFSTLTLLVAGAITPNPQALDNVGRGQYNGGFNVNGNREQSNNYTLDGADINEAIDNYIGYSPNVDALGEVRIITGNSTAEYGNANGGQVVMVTKSGTNRFHGNAFFFGENQNLNANTWAAKLTGAPRAPFNRAIFGGTLGGPIFKDKLFFFVDYQGARQHFSTVELRTVVTAADRTLPGITNPAAIYLFAHPELYPEPNTVTDTSVNYVGSSGQATVNNQGDFKIDWRATNRDTVSGRFSIGRENDGYSKVALPTDIPTNNNDPYTGFIVNWTHEISPSIVNEARAGYGRTRYIQTPTDVSGNWGLTGNAKLGIPGTQLVPGFSTLVIGNGDNSGTVDDIGAPFGQDGNGSYGGINSDSIVNAYTYGDNLTWQHGKQTLKFGAQVLRYQENRYYSGNDGSLGWFGFNGKVTDFLSDNVTSEGQGALTGRWGQRQYRPAVFAQDDIKLSSNLTINLGLRWEYDQPYIEVNNKQANVNITTGVITNAGVNGAPRALYNAYHAGFMPRLGFAWSPESFHDKFVLRGGYGITNFLEGTGANLRLTLNPPFFVDASCNNSLPCANGAPFLSITNGFYRPSDPSVYAGNVRAWQPNLKPALIQQYNLTTEYQVDNFTSVTVAYLGQNGTHLVDPREGNQRACLNCALPITTLSVLNPALSQIANISYTESEAVMNYSSLQVTGRRRLDHGLEFLANWTYSKGLSNNLGYYGAGGGAGDSQSAYWQDAYNGGADYGPTYFDAKHNVSISGYYELPFGRGRQFGGGMNRIADEVVGGWKVGSIMSFHTGFPITVNSNAFYSAKVNARAARANHLRSLHVRGRTETNYFGTDPSAGTCASDTDNGTCAYQEQSASSFGNSSVGSERDPGYQQIDLALSKDFAITEGSHIEFRSDFLNAFNMVSLAPPSNNASPGNNFGQISNTVNEPRNIQLALKFVF; encoded by the coding sequence ATGTACAAAGGACTCAAGCTCGGCTTCTGTTATCTTTCAGCGCTGATGCTGGTTATCATGACCTGTATACCGGCATTCACGCAGACCATCACCGGGTCCATCACTGGTACCGTGACCGACCCAACCGGGGCAGTCGTGGCGGGCGCCAAGGTAACCGCTACCAATGTCCTAACAGGCGTGGCCACTCCGACTGTGACCAATCCCAGTGGCATTTACTCTCTCCATTTTTTGCAGATCGGCCAATACAAGATCACCGTAGAATCTAGTAGTTTCGCTCCTCAAAGCACCAGCCCCTTTGCGCTTGAAGTTGATCAGGAAGCGAAAGTGAACGTGGCCTTGAAGGTCGGCGGAACAAATAGCAATGTCGTCGTCACCGACACAGCGCCCATCCTCAACACAGAAAACGCAACAACAGGCGACACGATTACCGCAGCAGCCGCCACGGAACTGCCGTTGCAGAGCCGCAACTTCTCTACGCTCACACTGCTCGTCGCAGGAGCCATCACGCCAAATCCACAGGCACTCGATAACGTCGGCCGCGGTCAGTACAACGGCGGGTTCAACGTCAACGGAAACCGCGAGCAGAGCAACAATTACACGCTCGACGGAGCCGATATCAACGAGGCGATCGATAACTACATCGGCTATAGCCCCAACGTCGACGCACTCGGCGAAGTCCGCATCATCACCGGAAACTCCACAGCGGAGTACGGCAACGCAAACGGCGGCCAGGTCGTCATGGTGACGAAAAGCGGAACCAATCGATTCCATGGCAACGCTTTCTTCTTCGGTGAAAACCAGAATCTGAACGCGAATACGTGGGCTGCAAAGCTGACCGGCGCACCACGTGCTCCATTCAACCGCGCCATCTTCGGCGGTACTCTCGGCGGTCCCATCTTCAAAGACAAGCTCTTCTTTTTTGTGGATTACCAGGGAGCTCGCCAGCATTTCTCCACCGTCGAACTCCGAACGGTCGTCACTGCCGCAGATCGCACGTTGCCCGGCATCACAAATCCCGCAGCAATCTATCTCTTCGCCCACCCAGAGCTTTATCCAGAACCCAATACCGTGACGGACACATCCGTAAACTACGTCGGCTCATCAGGCCAGGCCACCGTCAACAATCAGGGCGATTTCAAGATCGATTGGCGAGCGACTAACCGCGACACGGTCTCAGGCCGCTTCTCTATCGGCCGCGAGAATGATGGTTACTCAAAGGTCGCTCTCCCCACCGATATTCCAACCAATAACAACGATCCCTACACCGGCTTCATCGTCAACTGGACCCACGAAATCTCGCCCAGCATCGTCAACGAAGCGCGCGCCGGCTATGGCCGCACTCGTTACATTCAAACTCCAACCGACGTCTCTGGAAATTGGGGTCTCACTGGCAACGCCAAACTTGGCATACCTGGAACCCAACTCGTTCCCGGCTTCAGCACGCTCGTTATAGGCAATGGCGATAACTCCGGCACAGTGGATGACATTGGCGCTCCGTTTGGTCAAGATGGCAATGGCTCCTACGGCGGTATCAATAGCGACAGCATCGTCAACGCCTATACCTATGGCGATAATCTCACCTGGCAACACGGCAAACAGACACTGAAGTTCGGCGCTCAGGTGCTTCGCTACCAGGAAAACCGCTACTACTCGGGCAACGATGGATCACTGGGCTGGTTCGGCTTCAATGGCAAAGTTACTGACTTCTTGAGCGACAACGTAACCTCCGAAGGTCAGGGCGCTCTGACCGGCCGCTGGGGGCAACGCCAGTATCGTCCCGCCGTCTTCGCGCAGGATGACATCAAACTGAGCTCTAACCTGACAATCAATCTCGGCCTGCGCTGGGAGTACGATCAGCCCTACATCGAAGTCAATAATAAGCAGGCGAATGTAAACATCACCACCGGCGTGATCACCAACGCAGGTGTAAACGGTGCGCCGCGTGCCCTCTACAATGCATATCACGCGGGCTTCATGCCGAGGTTAGGTTTCGCCTGGTCACCGGAATCCTTCCACGATAAGTTTGTACTTCGCGGCGGTTACGGCATCACCAACTTCCTGGAGGGAACGGGGGCCAATCTGCGGCTCACTCTTAACCCACCATTCTTCGTCGACGCCTCCTGCAACAACAGCTTGCCCTGCGCCAACGGAGCCCCCTTCCTCAGCATCACCAACGGCTTCTATCGTCCGTCTGACCCGTCTGTATATGCAGGCAATGTACGCGCTTGGCAGCCAAATCTGAAGCCCGCCCTGATTCAGCAGTACAACCTCACTACCGAATATCAAGTAGACAACTTCACCTCCGTGACGGTCGCCTATTTGGGACAGAACGGAACCCACCTGGTAGACCCCCGCGAAGGAAATCAACGTGCCTGTCTCAATTGCGCTCTTCCAATCACGACGTTGTCTGTTCTCAATCCGGCTCTGAGCCAGATTGCGAATATCAGCTATACCGAGTCGGAAGCTGTCATGAACTACAGCTCGCTGCAGGTAACCGGGCGGCGTCGTCTCGACCACGGCCTTGAGTTCCTAGCCAACTGGACTTACAGCAAAGGCCTCAGCAACAACCTGGGCTACTACGGTGCAGGCGGCGGTGCTGGCGACTCGCAAAGTGCCTACTGGCAGGACGCATATAACGGCGGCGCGGATTATGGTCCGACGTACTTCGACGCCAAGCACAACGTCTCCATCTCTGGCTACTACGAATTGCCTTTCGGCCGCGGGCGCCAGTTTGGTGGCGGCATGAATCGCATTGCGGATGAGGTGGTTGGGGGCTGGAAAGTAGGTTCCATCATGAGCTTCCACACGGGCTTCCCCATTACCGTAAATTCAAATGCGTTTTATTCGGCGAAGGTGAACGCCAGAGCAGCTCGTGCCAACCACCTCCGTTCCCTCCATGTAAGGGGTCGTACAGAAACCAATTATTTTGGTACTGATCCTTCAGCTGGAACCTGCGCAAGCGACACCGACAACGGAACCTGCGCTTACCAAGAGCAGAGCGCTTCGAGCTTTGGAAACTCCTCGGTAGGTTCAGAACGTGATCCTGGGTATCAGCAGATCGATCTAGCCCTATCCAAGGACTTCGCGATCACTGAAGGAAGTCACATTGAATTCCGCAGCGACTTCCTAAACGCCTTCAACATGGTCAGCCTGGCCCCTCCGAGCAACAACGCCAGCCCCGGAAACAACTTCGGTCAGATCAGCAACACCGTTAACGAACCTCGTAACATCCAACTGGCACTAAAGTTCGTCTTCTAA
- a CDS encoding GntR family transcriptional regulator — MENNDVQSPLSSLDKDGFIPLYYQIQQVLIEQIQTGKLLVGDCLPSEYELARSYQVSRMTARQALHNLKSRGYALSQKGRGTYVTRPKLEKNIMYLRGFTEDMKQRGMMPSSRLLAQTVLSAKGVLTEQLRVEEGSAILQLRRLRIADGTPMALEESNIPLKHYPGLERTDFTSESLYKVLRNKYGVRAAWADEVLEASPATLEESELLSIPKNAIMLSISRVIMRTDEIPIEAACSRYYGNRYRASIRVPTTTIE; from the coding sequence GTGGAAAATAACGATGTCCAATCTCCTTTATCGTCGCTCGACAAAGACGGATTTATACCGCTTTACTATCAGATTCAGCAGGTTCTGATAGAACAGATCCAAACGGGTAAGCTGCTGGTAGGCGATTGCCTTCCTTCGGAATATGAGTTGGCGCGATCCTATCAGGTAAGCCGAATGACGGCTCGGCAGGCCCTGCATAACCTAAAGAGTCGAGGTTATGCACTCAGCCAAAAAGGACGAGGCACCTATGTCACGCGCCCCAAGCTGGAGAAGAACATCATGTATCTCCGAGGTTTCACGGAGGACATGAAACAGCGCGGAATGATGCCAAGTTCACGTCTACTCGCGCAAACTGTCCTGTCGGCTAAAGGAGTTCTGACGGAACAGCTTCGAGTTGAGGAAGGTTCAGCGATACTACAACTCCGTCGGCTGCGCATCGCGGATGGCACTCCGATGGCACTCGAAGAGTCCAATATTCCCTTGAAACATTACCCCGGACTCGAACGAACCGACTTTACATCAGAGTCACTTTACAAAGTGCTTCGCAATAAATACGGTGTTCGCGCTGCCTGGGCTGATGAGGTACTTGAGGCCTCCCCGGCGACTCTCGAAGAGTCCGAACTGCTTTCCATCCCTAAAAACGCAATTATGCTATCCATCTCCCGAGTCATCATGAGGACGGACGAGATACCAATTGAAGCCGCCTGCTCTCGTTACTATGGCAATCGATACCGCGCGTCGATCCGCGTCCCGACAACCACGATAGAGTGA
- a CDS encoding glycoside hydrolase family 9 protein: protein MRILVGGFIGALTSAAMGQLTVVVDQVGYEPRSLKHAIVVGTKQDHLDRFSLVDSASSKIVLTGSLVPNGQVDSWGGRVFWTADFSSWQATGHYAVQIQSNSGAIRSSEFDIDENLLERSTLSNVIYYFKGQRASGLMDQADRHLPLPAGQIGFVDVHGGWYDATGDYGIHLSHQNPTSYFNPQQVPLVAWSLLKSYRVLEARHDDNFSEYLRRLLDEGLFGADFLVRIKRPGGSFFESITAPGKDKLPQDRAIGNPNWRTQIKKNASDSTEHIQSAEGPHAYEASFRAGGGMAIAALALASTMPIDGDLPRTAYLRAAEEAFQFLDVHNRELLNDGKENILDDYCALMAATELYRATKRENYRIAADRRAVHLMERLSSADGRRNFWRADEGSRPYFHPSDAGLPVVSLLEFAQIAAPTSQKQVRDAVERSLRFELSVTAEVNNPFGYARQLVRMGNGKIRSAFFFPHDTEAAPWWQGEDARLASLAAAARMAAPLFDDDPAFQSQLQEYAWNQLHWILGRNPFDASMLMGSGHGNAPYMFFRSYKYTSAPGSILNGITAAIDDEDGIAFNEGYAVTGKDEDWRWTEQWLPHAAWYLYAVSLPH from the coding sequence ATGAGAATTTTAGTCGGCGGCTTTATCGGGGCACTCACCTCTGCAGCTATGGGACAGTTGACCGTCGTGGTCGATCAGGTCGGCTACGAGCCTCGGTCGCTCAAGCATGCAATCGTAGTTGGGACCAAGCAGGATCACCTAGATAGATTTTCGCTGGTCGATTCAGCAAGTAGCAAGATTGTGCTGACAGGAAGCCTGGTTCCCAATGGTCAGGTAGATTCGTGGGGTGGCCGCGTCTTCTGGACCGCGGACTTTTCCTCCTGGCAGGCGACTGGCCACTATGCGGTCCAGATCCAGTCGAACTCAGGAGCGATACGTTCCTCCGAGTTCGATATCGATGAAAATCTCTTGGAACGCAGCACGCTTTCAAATGTTATCTACTACTTCAAAGGGCAACGTGCCAGTGGCCTGATGGATCAAGCGGATCGTCATCTTCCCCTGCCCGCAGGTCAGATAGGGTTTGTAGATGTTCACGGCGGCTGGTATGACGCGACCGGCGATTACGGGATCCATCTCTCCCATCAAAATCCTACGTCTTACTTCAATCCCCAGCAGGTCCCGCTGGTTGCGTGGAGCTTGTTGAAGAGCTATCGAGTTCTCGAAGCCCGACATGACGACAACTTCAGCGAGTACCTGCGGCGACTGCTGGATGAGGGACTCTTTGGCGCCGACTTTCTGGTGCGAATCAAACGACCGGGCGGATCCTTCTTCGAAAGCATTACGGCACCAGGAAAAGACAAGCTGCCGCAGGATCGTGCCATCGGCAATCCCAACTGGCGAACGCAGATCAAGAAGAATGCCTCAGATTCAACGGAACATATTCAAAGTGCTGAGGGACCCCATGCTTATGAGGCAAGCTTTCGCGCAGGAGGAGGTATGGCCATCGCCGCTCTGGCACTCGCTAGCACCATGCCAATTGATGGGGATCTGCCTCGCACGGCTTATCTTCGTGCTGCCGAGGAAGCATTTCAATTTCTCGATGTACACAATCGCGAGTTACTTAACGATGGAAAAGAAAATATCCTCGATGACTACTGCGCGCTGATGGCGGCTACTGAACTGTATCGAGCAACGAAGCGGGAGAACTATCGTATAGCGGCCGATCGGCGAGCTGTCCATTTAATGGAGCGACTCTCAAGTGCTGACGGACGTCGCAACTTTTGGCGGGCCGATGAAGGTTCGCGGCCCTACTTCCATCCGTCCGATGCAGGCTTGCCGGTCGTCAGCTTGCTGGAGTTCGCGCAGATCGCGGCTCCCACCTCACAAAAGCAAGTTCGCGACGCAGTGGAACGGTCGCTGCGTTTCGAACTTTCTGTAACCGCCGAAGTTAACAATCCGTTTGGATATGCCAGACAACTAGTGCGGATGGGAAACGGTAAGATTCGCAGCGCATTTTTCTTTCCTCACGATACGGAGGCAGCCCCCTGGTGGCAGGGCGAAGATGCTCGATTAGCCTCGCTGGCGGCCGCCGCGCGCATGGCGGCTCCCCTATTTGACGACGATCCAGCATTCCAATCGCAACTCCAGGAGTATGCGTGGAATCAGTTGCACTGGATTCTCGGTCGAAATCCCTTTGACGCAAGCATGCTGATGGGGAGTGGCCATGGGAACGCACCGTATATGTTTTTTCGCTCTTATAAGTACACCAGCGCGCCGGGCTCAATCCTCAACGGCATTACTGCGGCAATCGATGATGAAGATGGGATTGCCTTCAACGAAGGATATGCCGTTACTGGCAAAGATGAAGACTGGCGTTGGACAGAGCAGTGGCTTCCGCATGCGGCTTGGTATCTCTATGCCGTCAGCCTTCCACACTGA
- a CDS encoding FUSC family protein — MRRKLWEDLQPTPGRLNSSLRILLATIIALILMLTWRMPFIYIGMYFIFLVGRDSPTISFRTGLISVLTVTAAIAVELGVVIVSDNDPMIRVLSVAIVTFIAGVLVASTNFPTLGSTWGLLFCTVIGNWEKHAPADSLVKGSLWLIATFAVAVGSAVLVEYLFGDRDPAKKLETARAIRYQALEKMFTVYAQGGTSEERSAAAIPVSRLAIAGSAGMLELYNKIAERGLDAGTLPPGTRLRVTMQAQLMDVAAAFGLQNTGEDSPDLRRRCAIIAEQCRELIPVSIPKFESRLRFMPEDCVTLLDRVEAALHALLTMPTDASQMGNKELVAMPVRKAPFFIPGAAGRNDTIAFGLKISLCATLCYVIYNAVDWPGISTAVITVIVTGLSSSGAMKQRLFFRLVGSMVGGLFLGLGAISLLFPHMDSITSLVVLVGFVAFISAWTAGGPRFNYIGLQMAFSFYLVAFEDFSAPTELAPARDRLIGILVALLVMWFVFDQIWPVRTVTVMRQGLAGMLKTVASFLRLIEPRPDPKDLLQQADALRDQIGKTVVSLRSMNDAVDYEFGVDRERHVRTSEMILRTSLTAGTLFWNQFAVLYSVEDKDFLTEPDLIEMRRRLAEYIDGMADGVIKRTAPAAVPANAFLTPAMLNDPRYGEYSRNTIARLEELHSYALMLSREV, encoded by the coding sequence ATGAGGCGAAAGTTGTGGGAGGATCTTCAACCCACGCCTGGGCGACTCAACAGCTCTCTCCGTATCCTACTTGCGACCATCATCGCTCTAATCCTCATGTTGACCTGGCGGATGCCGTTTATTTACATCGGCATGTACTTTATTTTTCTCGTCGGACGCGACAGCCCCACAATTTCTTTTCGCACCGGCCTGATTTCGGTGCTCACTGTCACAGCTGCAATTGCGGTGGAACTCGGCGTTGTCATTGTTAGTGACAACGATCCAATGATCCGCGTACTTAGCGTCGCCATTGTCACCTTCATTGCTGGTGTGCTTGTGGCCTCGACCAACTTTCCGACTCTCGGATCGACCTGGGGACTCCTCTTCTGCACCGTGATTGGGAATTGGGAGAAACATGCCCCTGCGGACAGTTTGGTGAAAGGTTCACTCTGGCTTATTGCGACGTTTGCTGTCGCGGTCGGTTCTGCTGTTCTGGTCGAGTATCTTTTCGGCGACCGCGACCCCGCGAAGAAGTTGGAAACAGCGCGCGCAATCCGGTATCAGGCTCTGGAGAAAATGTTCACTGTATACGCTCAAGGTGGGACTTCAGAGGAGCGATCCGCCGCAGCAATCCCCGTCTCTCGCCTCGCGATAGCCGGTTCAGCTGGAATGCTGGAGCTATACAACAAAATCGCGGAGCGCGGTCTCGACGCCGGGACCCTCCCTCCGGGAACACGCCTGCGTGTCACGATGCAGGCCCAGCTCATGGATGTCGCCGCGGCGTTCGGCTTACAGAATACAGGGGAAGACAGTCCGGATTTAAGACGACGGTGCGCAATTATCGCCGAGCAATGTCGCGAACTGATCCCGGTTTCTATTCCAAAGTTTGAAAGCCGTTTGCGATTTATGCCGGAGGACTGTGTGACGTTGTTGGATCGAGTCGAAGCAGCCCTTCATGCGCTTCTGACGATGCCCACCGACGCCTCCCAAATGGGTAACAAAGAGCTGGTCGCGATGCCTGTAAGAAAGGCACCCTTTTTCATTCCGGGAGCGGCGGGCAGAAATGACACAATTGCATTTGGATTGAAGATCAGCCTGTGCGCAACGCTCTGTTATGTCATCTATAACGCCGTAGATTGGCCTGGTATCTCGACGGCGGTGATTACTGTTATCGTCACCGGGTTGAGTAGCAGCGGCGCAATGAAACAAAGGCTCTTCTTCCGTCTGGTAGGTTCAATGGTCGGCGGTCTCTTCCTGGGTCTTGGAGCGATCTCTCTCCTCTTTCCACACATGGATTCGATTACATCGCTGGTCGTCCTCGTCGGATTTGTTGCATTCATCTCAGCCTGGACGGCGGGGGGACCAAGGTTCAACTACATAGGTTTACAGATGGCGTTCTCGTTTTACCTTGTGGCATTTGAAGACTTTAGTGCTCCCACCGAACTCGCTCCCGCGCGTGACCGTCTTATCGGCATACTCGTCGCACTTCTCGTCATGTGGTTTGTCTTCGATCAAATCTGGCCAGTGCGCACTGTCACAGTCATGCGTCAAGGTCTTGCAGGTATGCTCAAGACGGTTGCGAGTTTCCTCCGCCTCATCGAACCTCGTCCCGATCCAAAAGATCTGCTTCAACAAGCGGATGCCCTGAGAGATCAGATCGGCAAGACAGTTGTATCGCTTCGATCAATGAACGACGCCGTAGACTACGAATTTGGGGTGGACCGTGAACGGCATGTCCGCACCAGCGAGATGATTCTCCGAACTTCTCTCACCGCAGGAACGCTCTTTTGGAATCAGTTCGCGGTTCTCTACAGTGTGGAGGACAAAGACTTTCTCACTGAACCTGACCTCATCGAAATGCGTCGAAGACTGGCGGAATATATTGATGGGATGGCCGACGGGGTTATAAAAAGGACGGCCCCCGCTGCGGTTCCCGCAAATGCTTTCCTGACTCCAGCGATGCTCAATGACCCGCGCTACGGGGAATATTCCCGAAACACGATCGCGCGGCTTGAAGAACTTCATTCGTACGCGTTAATGTTGAGCCGCGAAGTGTAG
- a CDS encoding biotin/lipoyl-binding protein: MEQAPEALKRKQIGRWIAIGVVTAAIVALAFAILQTDLHPRTDDASVRANYIEIAPEVSGRLVELPVKDNAFVKKGDLLFLIDPRPYEYALQQALSDQEALEQQIIDAKRRIAAQNSAAEAALAGVHSSRTGVKTAGSTIDVAKATVSRAQASLAAAEAQLKLATNNLHRIEPLLQKQYVTVEQIDQANTAVRVAQGNFDEAQAALVQSQAQLAQSILRQQEADSAAAESQAKLGQAIHTIDTVDTLMSERPGKAAKVDSARLDLERCRVVAPFNAYVNNMNISVGEYAHPGTPLFTLIDTRTWWVVANYRESKVKNIAIGSHVDVYLMGHPDRRFNGTVESIGYGVFPEDGAVTGGLPNIERTLNWVHLSTRFPVRVRVQDPDPDLFRIGATALTVVR, from the coding sequence ATGGAACAGGCGCCTGAAGCTCTCAAACGCAAGCAGATTGGCCGCTGGATCGCTATCGGTGTCGTTACGGCCGCAATTGTCGCTCTAGCGTTTGCCATTCTCCAAACTGACCTTCATCCACGCACTGACGATGCGAGCGTAAGAGCGAACTACATCGAGATCGCTCCGGAAGTAAGTGGCAGGCTGGTTGAACTGCCGGTCAAAGACAACGCGTTCGTGAAGAAAGGCGATCTCCTGTTTCTGATCGATCCTCGTCCCTATGAGTACGCCCTACAGCAGGCGTTATCCGACCAGGAGGCATTGGAGCAGCAGATCATCGATGCGAAACGCAGAATCGCAGCCCAAAACAGCGCCGCTGAAGCTGCTCTCGCGGGTGTGCACAGCTCCCGAACCGGAGTCAAAACCGCGGGGAGCACCATCGATGTGGCAAAAGCGACCGTCTCTCGAGCTCAAGCGTCGTTAGCAGCCGCAGAAGCTCAGCTGAAGTTGGCGACAAACAATCTGCACCGCATAGAACCGCTGCTGCAAAAACAATATGTGACGGTGGAACAGATCGATCAGGCCAACACTGCGGTGCGCGTGGCTCAAGGAAACTTCGATGAAGCCCAAGCTGCTCTTGTTCAGTCACAAGCTCAGCTCGCTCAATCGATTCTGCGTCAACAAGAGGCGGATTCAGCGGCTGCTGAGTCACAGGCGAAGCTAGGCCAAGCTATCCATACGATCGATACAGTTGACACGCTGATGTCCGAAAGACCGGGAAAGGCAGCCAAGGTAGATAGCGCTAGGCTTGACCTTGAACGCTGCCGCGTTGTCGCTCCCTTCAATGCCTATGTGAACAACATGAATATCTCTGTGGGTGAGTATGCACATCCCGGCACCCCGCTGTTCACCTTGATAGATACCCGGACCTGGTGGGTTGTCGCCAACTATCGTGAGTCCAAGGTGAAGAATATCGCCATCGGATCCCATGTTGATGTGTATCTAATGGGGCATCCTGATCGACGATTCAATGGGACTGTTGAGAGCATCGGATACGGCGTCTTTCCGGAAGATGGAGCGGTTACTGGAGGACTACCCAATATCGAACGCACTTTGAACTGGGTCCATCTCTCCACAAGATTTCCTGTTCGGGTTCGAGTTCAGGATCCCGACCCAGATCTGTTTCGTATCGGCGCAACCGCACTGACGGTCGTGAGATAG
- a CDS encoding YtcA family lipoprotein: MTIRRKRPSYLFAVCLLCSGCNRAPSIDIIGSFFPVWMLCLAIAVVLAFVVRHFLVRFNLDSEVGPVALFYPSVVILFTSLLWLIFFR, from the coding sequence ATGACCATTAGAAGAAAACGTCCATCTTATCTGTTCGCTGTGTGCCTGCTGTGCTCTGGGTGCAACCGTGCGCCATCCATCGACATTATTGGCTCTTTTTTTCCTGTCTGGATGCTCTGTTTGGCGATTGCCGTAGTCCTAGCGTTTGTCGTGCGTCACTTTCTGGTTCGGTTCAATTTGGATTCTGAGGTTGGACCGGTCGCGCTCTTTTACCCCAGTGTCGTCATACTTTTCACAAGCCTGCTCTGGCTGATTTTTTTCCGGTAA